The Rhodothermales bacterium nucleotide sequence AAAAGGTAAAAGTGAAAAGGTAAAAGTAAAAAGTGAAGTGTGGTAGGGAGACTTGTCCTGAGGGACGCTGGCGAAGGCGACAGACTCGAAGGATTTCAGGTTAGCGGATACAAGAGCTACAGAGAAACCTGTAACCAGTAACCTGCCAACCTGTAATAGCGCCCGGCTAGCCGGGCGCTATAAGGCGATCACGTTTACCGCCAGGATATCCGGCAGCTGGCGGATGGTTTCCAGGGGCGGCTCGCTGGGGGAGCCGACGAAGCGGATGCGGGCGCAGGCGGCTTTCGCGCCGGAAAAGATCAGGTTCTCCATCTCCTGCACGTTCCAGCCGGCTTTGCGGACGACATCCAGCACATTGGCCAGCACACCCACTTTGTCGAGGTGGCGGACGGTGAGCAGGTGGGTTGCCGGCGACCGATCGGCCAGGTTCACGCAATTGGGGACGTCCCCATCGGCCGCATAGGCCTCGATGATACGGACGGCCTCCTCGGCGATGGCGTCCTGCGCCTGCTCGGTCGATGCACCGATGTGGTGGGCCAGATAGAGCCCCGGGTGGTTGGCGAGAGGGTGCGAGAAGGCGCCGTCCTTGCCGGCCGGTTCGCCCTCGAACACATCCAGCGCCGCACGGATGCCGTGATGGTCCATGGCCCAGGCAAGGGCCTCTTCATCCACCACCGCGCTTCGGGTCGTGTTGATAAAAAAGGCACCCGGCTTCATGGTCTCAAAAAAGACCCGGTTGGCGAGGTGCCGCGTATCCGCCGTCGCCGCCACGTGAAGGCTGACGACATCGGCCAGCGCCGCCACATCCAGCGGGCTCATGCACCGCGTCACCCCGTAGGCCTCGGCTGCCTCCTCCGTGAGCGAACGGCTCCAGGCGACGACGTGCATCCCCATCGCCACGGCGATGGCAGCCACACGCTGACCGATATTCCCCATCCCGATCAGCCCCAGC carries:
- a CDS encoding phosphoglycerate dehydrogenase, with the translated sequence MLADTLPASCTERLERAGHTVHIAASLKGDALIAAIGAKQPTVLVVRSTKVSAAAMEANPHLELIVRAGAGFDTIDVNAASERGIFVANCPGKNADAVAELAIGLMLALDRRLPDNVADARAGTWNKGRYGEARGLKGRTLGLIGMGNIGQRVAAIAVAMGMHVVAWSRSLTEEAAEAYGVTRCMSPLDVAALADVVSLHVAATADTRHLANRVFFETMKPGAFFINTTRSAVVDEEALAWAMDHHGIRAALDVFEGEPAGKDGAFSHPLANHPGLYLAHHIGASTEQAQDAIAEEAVRIIEAYAADGDVPNCVNLADRSPATHLLTVRHLDKVGVLANVLDVVRKAGWNVQEMENLIFSGAKAACARIRFVGSPSEPPLETIRQLPDILAVNVIAL